A stretch of [Clostridium] innocuum DNA encodes these proteins:
- a CDS encoding collagen-like protein yields the protein MHYDEYDDSCCDPCSMPSCHPYDYTPCCCPGPRGPHGFQGPTGATGPIGNTGPTGNTGATGPTGTSVITNALSALNISAATVSVTSDGTNIPLPVQPYINGFMANASNTQFTVNQTGTYFISYVIKMTSGLPMSSRVTRNGTPILNSISTSSTSSNEYSVSFMQSLTAGDVLSLQIYGVNGTVTLQSGTGASLNIVRIA from the coding sequence ATGCACTATGATGAATACGATGACAGCTGCTGTGATCCATGCAGTATGCCCTCCTGTCATCCATATGACTATACCCCGTGCTGCTGTCCGGGGCCGCGCGGTCCACACGGTTTTCAAGGTCCGACCGGGGCAACAGGACCTATTGGAAATACGGGGCCGACAGGAAATACAGGTGCCACAGGTCCAACCGGGACTTCTGTTATCACGAATGCACTCTCCGCACTGAATATTTCCGCTGCTACCGTTTCGGTAACATCCGATGGAACGAATATTCCTCTGCCTGTTCAGCCCTATATAAACGGATTTATGGCAAATGCTTCGAATACGCAGTTCACAGTTAATCAAACAGGTACCTATTTCATATCCTATGTTATCAAAATGACATCTGGATTGCCAATGTCATCAAGAGTAACACGGAATGGTACGCCGATATTAAACTCTATCAGTACGTCCTCAACATCCTCAAATGAATATAGTGTATCATTCATGCAGTCTTTAACAGCAGGGGATGTTTTATCATTACAAATTTACGGAGTAAATGGTACGGTTACCCTGCAATCCGGCACCGGAGCATCATTAAATATTGTTAGAATAGCCTGA
- a CDS encoding collagen-like protein, with product MDNCCAEQAPSCSSAESCCCEGPQGPRGYRGATGPTGATGSSGATGATGPTRPAGSSETVCCDCKEQIRNILQQIITLYPNQDLFITLESGVAAVGRAGALLLGPNGRTGVFEVINSQNTSQYLSICSIDTIQINDAVYNDAIVYLPEPVPALTDCCADCDAVIRSLLPVGRENVYITTNTQTPSIGTVIRNEYGMIVLANQTNRNITFVSSCSIDLFIL from the coding sequence ATGGACAATTGCTGTGCAGAGCAGGCGCCATCCTGCAGCAGTGCTGAGAGCTGCTGTTGTGAGGGACCACAGGGTCCGCGAGGATATCGTGGAGCTACCGGACCAACGGGTGCCACAGGATCAAGTGGAGCAACAGGCGCTACCGGTCCCACAAGACCTGCCGGGTCTTCGGAAACCGTTTGCTGTGACTGTAAGGAGCAGATAAGAAATATCCTCCAGCAGATCATTACGCTTTATCCGAATCAGGATTTATTTATTACGTTGGAAAGCGGAGTTGCCGCTGTCGGACGTGCAGGCGCACTGCTATTGGGACCGAATGGACGTACCGGCGTATTCGAGGTTATAAACTCTCAAAATACTTCCCAGTATCTATCAATCTGCAGTATTGATACGATTCAGATCAATGATGCCGTGTACAATGACGCCATTGTATATTTACCAGAGCCGGTGCCTGCCTTGACGGATTGCTGTGCTGATTGTGATGCTGTTATCCGTTCTCTACTCCCGGTAGGAAGAGAAAATGTCTATATCACTACCAACACACAGACGCCTTCCATTGGAACGGTTATAAGAAATGAATATGGTATGATTGTTCTTGCCAATCAGACAAACAGGAATATCACCTTTGTTTCAAGCTGCAGTATAGATTTATTTATCCTGTAA
- a CDS encoding DeoR/GlpR transcriptional regulator gives MLSTERKLYLLQKVEREGTIHVRDVAKQLNISETTIRRDLMELEQEGKVRRVHGGAVRESLNQILTESRELLMQDRMLINFDRKSRICRSASELVEDGECVFLDGGTSIVAMIDYLQSRPIKIVTHNQLIVQRLHDPVAQIIIIGGDFNAKYHMSEGPMAQNMLGLYNFDRAFIGCAGMDPISGQCYTAEMGTRELKEIAMKNSNHSYLLIDDSKLFVKGFCKFTNADAFEQIFCNRLDETVENLPDNMKFVE, from the coding sequence ATGCTGTCTACAGAGCGTAAATTATATCTGCTGCAGAAGGTGGAAAGAGAAGGAACCATCCATGTACGGGATGTCGCAAAGCAGCTTAACATCAGTGAGACCACGATTCGACGCGATCTGATGGAGCTGGAGCAGGAAGGAAAGGTGCGAAGAGTGCACGGCGGTGCTGTCAGAGAAAGCCTGAATCAGATTCTGACGGAATCCAGAGAGCTGCTGATGCAGGATCGTATGCTGATCAATTTTGACAGAAAATCCAGAATCTGCCGCAGTGCCAGTGAGCTTGTTGAGGATGGTGAATGTGTCTTTCTGGATGGAGGAACCAGTATCGTTGCCATGATTGACTATCTGCAAAGCCGTCCCATCAAAATCGTGACGCATAACCAGCTGATTGTACAGCGGCTGCACGATCCGGTTGCACAAATCATCATCATCGGTGGAGATTTCAATGCGAAATATCACATGAGTGAGGGACCGATGGCGCAGAATATGCTTGGTCTGTATAATTTCGACAGAGCCTTTATCGGCTGTGCAGGCATGGACCCTATCAGCGGGCAGTGTTATACTGCGGAAATGGGAACCAGGGAACTGAAGGAAATTGCGATGAAAAACAGCAATCACAGCTATCTGCTGATCGATGACAGCAAGCTGTTTGTAAAGGGCTTCTGCAAATTCACAAATGCGGATGCCTTTGAACAGATATTCTGCAATAGGCTGGATGAGACTGTGGAAAACCTGCCAGATAATATGAAATTTGTGGAATAA
- a CDS encoding bifunctional 4-hydroxy-2-oxoglutarate aldolase/2-dehydro-3-deoxy-phosphogluconate aldolase, with protein sequence MELSKVTMILRGYTYEQVRCVAEVLINSSYVKNMEITLNTSNAYEIIKKIADEFQGRLHIGAGTVQTYDELVQAIAAGAVFVLSPRKMNQKMLDYCKQHNVIAVPGAFTPSEIAESLEMGADIVKVFPANEVGFDYAKKLCEPMGELPLMAVGGIQAGNVKKALQSGYTYVGTAGGLFEKEDIQNMRKDHMLKSLEVFEKELL encoded by the coding sequence ATGGAATTATCGAAAGTGACGATGATTTTAAGAGGGTATACCTATGAGCAGGTACGCTGTGTTGCTGAAGTTCTGATTAACAGCAGCTATGTGAAAAACATGGAGATTACTTTAAATACCAGCAATGCATATGAAATCATCAAAAAGATTGCTGATGAGTTTCAAGGGAGATTGCATATTGGCGCTGGAACCGTTCAGACATATGATGAGCTGGTTCAGGCGATTGCAGCAGGGGCAGTCTTTGTTTTATCTCCGAGAAAAATGAATCAGAAGATGCTCGATTATTGCAAGCAGCACAATGTGATTGCAGTTCCCGGGGCTTTTACACCATCCGAAATCGCAGAATCTTTGGAAATGGGAGCTGATATCGTAAAGGTATTTCCAGCGAATGAAGTAGGCTTTGATTATGCAAAAAAGCTCTGTGAACCAATGGGAGAGCTTCCTCTCATGGCGGTCGGAGGTATTCAGGCAGGAAATGTGAAAAAAGCTTTACAATCAGGTTATACTTATGTAGGAACAGCAGGCGGTCTTTTTGAGAAGGAAGATATTCAGAACATGCGAAAGGATCATATGTTGAAATCTTTAGAAGTATTCGAAAAAGAATTATTATAG
- a CDS encoding BglG family transcription antiterminator gives MKAAQRQKKLLEILTYSENYMTVQSLADTFTVSKRTIHNDIAQLENQGIEFEKKPSAGLKLKNRKEARFVEHMDKYRPEQRRKQLMKELLFYENRITFQSASACYMVGVSSIIADIHYIKEHILNDATVSLIGDENGTRLTGTEIEWQKALISFNEYLIASENLTFTDDAMLALFKEFYDTDIITACYTTIQALDDFNIYIAAQHYLINLFNVMIVLCHRLRKGYHHKIIHNAFYSDQIMAMMYYLIGDDLLRILKKDLNITYEDGDIYFLSMYLSANRIMLNSSLHRRGNPFKHIVENLIERMSNCVDVDLTQDQDLFYNLCLHLEPMIYRLKNRIYITNPMLFEIKQQYHLMFDLTWMIMDSIRTTLGVTLTEDEVGFLMLHFQNALEKKKKSKRILVVCPNGITTSELIANRIRSVLPPLDIIEAASIDTINSFELRSIDFIVSTIPLKSLDKPVVVVSMLINDSDIQRIEELYKKKLSIPKEADVRFIEIPQYLHEKNIYINGGKITKDEIIHQVCTGLNKEGCVDAHFETSVWEREQKGGTDIAVGGAIPHGAVSTVRKTQLALWINKEPVKWSKYRVKVIVFFALNSEDTAKTKVILEEAFSLIKTKEMIEKLSSMKNKKAVIKYIFGGSRFD, from the coding sequence TTGAAGGCTGCGCAAAGACAAAAAAAGCTACTGGAAATATTAACATACAGCGAAAATTATATGACTGTTCAAAGTCTTGCTGATACTTTTACTGTATCAAAGCGAACAATACATAATGATATTGCGCAGCTGGAAAATCAGGGAATAGAATTTGAAAAAAAGCCTAGTGCCGGATTAAAGCTGAAAAACAGAAAAGAGGCCCGCTTTGTAGAGCATATGGATAAATATCGGCCGGAGCAGCGTAGAAAGCAGCTTATGAAAGAACTACTGTTTTATGAAAATAGAATCACCTTTCAATCAGCCTCTGCGTGTTATATGGTGGGGGTAAGCTCGATTATTGCAGATATCCATTACATAAAAGAGCATATTTTAAATGATGCGACAGTGTCACTGATTGGAGATGAAAACGGTACCAGGCTGACGGGGACAGAAATAGAATGGCAAAAGGCGTTAATCTCATTTAATGAATATCTGATAGCATCGGAAAATCTGACATTCACGGATGATGCAATGCTGGCATTGTTTAAGGAATTCTATGATACAGATATCATAACAGCATGCTACACAACAATTCAGGCGCTGGATGATTTCAACATATATATTGCTGCACAGCATTATTTAATCAATCTGTTCAATGTCATGATTGTATTATGTCATCGCTTGAGAAAAGGATACCATCACAAAATTATCCATAATGCATTTTACAGCGATCAGATAATGGCGATGATGTATTATCTGATTGGTGATGATTTACTTCGTATTCTGAAGAAGGATTTAAACATCACTTATGAGGATGGCGATATATATTTCCTTTCTATGTATTTGAGTGCAAATCGGATTATGCTCAACAGCTCTTTACATAGACGGGGAAATCCATTTAAGCATATAGTTGAGAATTTAATTGAAAGAATGTCAAACTGCGTCGATGTTGATTTAACGCAGGATCAGGATTTGTTTTACAATCTCTGTCTGCATCTGGAACCGATGATATATCGGTTGAAAAATCGAATTTATATCACTAACCCGATGTTATTTGAAATTAAGCAGCAATATCATTTGATGTTTGATTTGACCTGGATGATTATGGACTCTATAAGGACAACGCTTGGGGTCACGCTTACTGAGGATGAGGTTGGCTTTCTTATGCTTCATTTCCAGAATGCATTGGAGAAGAAAAAAAAGAGTAAGCGTATTTTGGTTGTGTGTCCAAACGGGATAACAACTTCGGAATTGATTGCCAACAGGATACGAAGTGTCCTGCCGCCTTTAGACATAATTGAAGCCGCATCGATTGATACGATCAACTCATTTGAATTAAGGAGTATCGATTTTATAGTGTCAACCATACCTTTGAAAAGCCTTGATAAACCGGTTGTAGTTGTTTCAATGCTGATCAATGATTCTGATATACAGAGGATTGAAGAGCTATATAAGAAAAAGTTATCAATACCCAAGGAAGCGGATGTACGCTTTATTGAAATCCCACAGTATTTGCATGAGAAAAATATTTATATTAATGGTGGGAAAATAACAAAGGATGAAATTATTCATCAGGTCTGTACGGGCCTGAATAAAGAAGGCTGTGTAGATGCGCATTTTGAAACCAGTGTATGGGAAAGAGAGCAGAAAGGAGGAACGGATATCGCGGTTGGAGGTGCAATACCTCATGGCGCAGTTTCCACTGTACGAAAAACACAATTGGCTTTATGGATCAATAAGGAGCCGGTGAAATGGTCTAAATACCGTGTGAAGGTGATTGTATTTTTCGCATTGAACAGCGAGGATACAGCAAAAACAAAGGTTATTTTGGAAGAAGCCTTTTCACTTATCAAAACAAAGGAAATGATAGAAAAGCTGTCTTCCATGAAGAATAAGAAGGCTGTTATAAAATATATATTTGGAGGAAGCCGATTTGATTAG
- a CDS encoding PTS transporter subunit EIIA: MIRENLLYLNKDIRDRETVITYIADMADTVGLLSDKNLFLKSVQEREHILPTSVGFKVAIPHGRSSSVREPFVSFMKTKHEFIWDTRNNNEVDLIFLIAVPEKNENNLHLRFLSEISKKLMDSSFRERLRNADNEHEVFVMLHEINEKVMEENT; this comes from the coding sequence TTGATTAGAGAAAATCTTTTATATTTAAACAAAGATATCCGTGATCGTGAAACAGTTATCACATATATTGCAGATATGGCAGATACTGTTGGATTATTAAGCGATAAAAACCTGTTTTTAAAAAGTGTTCAGGAAAGAGAACACATATTACCCACATCTGTAGGCTTTAAAGTAGCTATACCGCATGGCCGGAGCAGCAGCGTCAGAGAACCATTTGTATCCTTCATGAAAACAAAGCATGAATTTATCTGGGATACGAGAAACAATAATGAGGTGGATTTGATATTTCTGATTGCCGTGCCTGAAAAAAATGAGAATAACCTGCATCTCCGGTTTCTTTCGGAAATCAGTAAAAAATTGATGGATAGCAGCTTCAGGGAACGATTGCGGAATGCGGATAATGAACACGAGGTATTCGTTATGTTACATGAAATTAATGAGAAAGTGATGGAGGAAAACACATGA
- a CDS encoding PTS fructose transporter subunit IIBC: MKIIGITACPTGIAHTYMAQECLEKECRKRGFDVKIETQGGLGIENELSEEDVAQADVVILAVSVVIEGEERFENKRVLHTDVDEAISHVEKLVDRAVALVEGN; this comes from the coding sequence ATGAAAATTATAGGAATAACAGCATGCCCAACAGGGATTGCACATACATATATGGCACAGGAGTGTCTGGAAAAGGAATGCAGAAAAAGAGGCTTTGATGTGAAAATCGAAACACAGGGCGGTTTGGGGATAGAAAATGAACTAAGTGAAGAGGATGTAGCTCAAGCTGATGTTGTAATTCTGGCAGTCAGTGTCGTTATTGAGGGGGAGGAACGATTTGAGAATAAGCGTGTATTACATACTGATGTGGATGAAGCAATTTCGCATGTGGAAAAGCTGGTAGATAGAGCGGTTGCACTCGTAGAAGGAAATTGA
- a CDS encoding PTS fructose transporter subunit IIC, translating to MKTIWKDIQKHLLSGVSFMMPVVVAGGVILAVSLLGATQTETGLVPNGPLLTYLNQLGKAGMAMMIPVFAAYISYSVAGKPGLTPGFILGYIANNAIMINGVEVKAGFLGALILGLLAGYMAKWMKGLKVGKTIRSIMPILVIPISTVLVLGLAYYFIIGYPISFLMQALSDLMVTLNGSGKAVLAVFMGFFSEIDFGGPVTKAVSMFTLSMINEGIMEPNGIFRILVAVPPIGIFLSTIIAKKKYSEEERDNAKAVGIMGCLGITEGAIPYAIKDPKAVYPACIIGNIVGALIGAFGNVACPVPHGGFIVLPVVENQLWFVVAILVGSVITALLLKVLKKDVLEER from the coding sequence ATGAAAACGATTTGGAAAGATATTCAAAAGCATTTGTTAAGTGGCGTATCCTTTATGATGCCGGTTGTCGTTGCCGGTGGTGTGATCCTGGCAGTTTCCTTATTGGGTGCAACGCAGACGGAAACAGGACTTGTTCCTAATGGGCCGTTGCTGACCTATTTGAATCAGCTGGGAAAAGCAGGAATGGCGATGATGATTCCTGTATTCGCTGCCTATATTTCATATTCTGTAGCCGGGAAACCGGGTCTTACACCGGGATTCATTTTAGGTTATATTGCAAACAATGCTATCATGATCAATGGTGTTGAGGTTAAGGCAGGATTTCTGGGAGCACTTATCTTAGGTCTGCTTGCGGGCTATATGGCGAAATGGATGAAGGGATTAAAGGTAGGGAAAACGATTCGCTCCATCATGCCTATTTTGGTCATTCCAATCTCAACTGTCCTTGTACTAGGCCTTGCTTATTATTTTATAATAGGATATCCGATTTCCTTTCTGATGCAGGCGCTGTCAGATTTGATGGTGACTTTGAACGGCAGTGGGAAAGCTGTGCTGGCAGTGTTTATGGGGTTCTTTAGTGAAATTGATTTTGGAGGACCTGTGACAAAAGCTGTCTCCATGTTTACACTTTCTATGATCAATGAAGGGATCATGGAGCCTAATGGAATATTCAGAATTCTGGTAGCTGTTCCTCCGATTGGAATCTTTTTATCCACGATTATTGCTAAGAAAAAATATAGTGAGGAAGAACGTGATAATGCGAAAGCTGTAGGTATTATGGGATGTCTGGGGATAACAGAGGGAGCAATTCCGTATGCTATCAAAGATCCGAAGGCTGTGTATCCTGCATGTATTATCGGAAATATCGTCGGGGCATTGATCGGGGCCTTTGGAAATGTGGCATGTCCGGTACCGCATGGTGGATTCATTGTACTTCCGGTCGTAGAAAATCAACTTTGGTTTGTTGTTGCAATACTTGTCGGCTCTGTCATCACAGCACTGCTGCTAAAGGTATTGAAAAAGGATGTTCTTGAGGAGCGCTAA
- a CDS encoding glycoside hydrolase family 1 protein: MIRTIPEDFLIGTSSSAWQIEGVAGKSKEQKSWAELFYASAPEKWHDGVGPEKAADFYYRYKEDIHTMASLHMKAFRFTIQWARFMKDPIAGIVDEEAAAYYLDVIKTIRKEGMEPLISLEHWDLPAVLIERFNGWAGRETLDCYIIYVKEVLRRFADQVTWWFAFTEPNIPIDNGYMDAIWYPFTHDPKTAYQAHFHKILATSYAVACIEQYRSYGCRMGAMVHMTPVYAKSGEIQDVTAAWYADLFHVRLYLDPYLKGEFPAELLHQLKLHDCMFTYKEEDLQHIRAHRIAMLGIDYYFPIRVQARSHPYSGPFHPKQFYEPWIKEDRKFNADRGWEVYEQAVYDIGMRLKNEYGNPDWLISENGIGIAHEERYRNEQGSIDDDYRIDFLSEHLRYALKAREAGCHCHGYLVWSYIDNVSAINAFKNRYGLLELDIETGKRIPKKSAYWFRDILAKKQLDD, translated from the coding sequence ATGATAAGGACGATACCTGAAGATTTTTTAATCGGAACAAGCAGCAGTGCATGGCAGATCGAAGGGGTGGCAGGAAAAAGCAAAGAGCAGAAAAGCTGGGCAGAGCTGTTCTATGCATCAGCACCGGAAAAATGGCATGATGGAGTCGGACCGGAAAAGGCGGCTGATTTCTATTACCGCTACAAAGAGGATATTCATACCATGGCATCTCTTCATATGAAAGCCTTCCGCTTTACCATACAATGGGCGCGGTTTATGAAGGATCCGATAGCCGGCATTGTGGATGAGGAGGCAGCTGCATATTATCTTGATGTGATCAAAACCATTCGGAAGGAGGGAATGGAGCCGCTGATTTCCCTTGAGCACTGGGACCTTCCGGCAGTGCTCATCGAACGCTTTAACGGCTGGGCAGGCAGAGAAACGCTGGACTGCTACATCATCTATGTGAAAGAGGTGCTGCGGCGTTTTGCGGATCAGGTAACCTGGTGGTTCGCCTTTACAGAACCAAACATACCAATAGACAACGGATATATGGATGCCATATGGTATCCGTTCACTCATGATCCGAAAACCGCTTATCAGGCACATTTTCATAAGATACTGGCAACCTCGTATGCAGTCGCATGCATAGAGCAGTATCGCTCCTATGGATGCCGCATGGGGGCTATGGTGCACATGACGCCGGTCTATGCGAAAAGCGGAGAGATTCAGGATGTAACAGCCGCATGGTATGCCGACTTGTTTCATGTGCGTCTGTATCTGGACCCGTACCTGAAGGGAGAGTTTCCAGCGGAGCTGCTGCATCAGCTTAAGCTGCATGACTGTATGTTCACCTATAAGGAAGAGGATTTGCAGCATATCCGAGCACATCGTATTGCTATGCTCGGTATTGATTATTATTTTCCGATACGCGTGCAGGCGCGCAGTCATCCGTATTCCGGCCCCTTTCATCCAAAGCAGTTCTACGAGCCATGGATCAAGGAGGATCGCAAATTCAATGCGGACCGCGGCTGGGAGGTTTACGAACAGGCTGTCTATGATATTGGAATGCGCCTGAAAAATGAATATGGCAATCCAGACTGGCTGATCAGTGAAAACGGTATCGGTATTGCACATGAGGAGCGCTACCGAAACGAGCAGGGAAGCATTGACGATGATTATCGAATCGACTTCCTTTCTGAACATCTGCGGTATGCGCTGAAAGCAAGGGAAGCAGGCTGTCACTGTCATGGGTATCTCGTCTGGTCCTATATTGATAATGTGTCCGCCATCAATGCGTTTAAAAACCGATACGGTCTGCTGGAGCTGGATATAGAAACAGGAAAGCGGATTCCGAAGAAATCGGCATACTGGTTTCGGGACATATTGGCTAAAAAGCAACTTGATGATTGA
- a CDS encoding formate C-acetyltransferase/glycerol dehydratase family glycyl radical enzyme yields the protein MKDFLFYTPAASGVDWKRIDSLRHVMEKRTASICSQRALLYTQSFQESEGEPYIIRKAKAFAHTLAHMDIYIQPHSLIFGNQASANFAAPIFPEYSIQWVIDELEAFDQRSGDVFQISEEVKQDLKRIAPYWLQHTHEDEVNAHLSENIRLAEKQGVLHRGGISMSGDGHIVPDHEMLLQRGFRSIIDEAKHALTNTDLQDAQRNYYQAVIISLEGALLFFQRFAKLAEEMAEHEQDEKRRQELRVIAQMAGTMMEQGARSFYEGVEVCYMVHVLQMIESNGHSFCYGRFDQYMRKLYEQDVERGVLTKDQALEIITHMFIMNSSCNKVRPYGHTKYSQGYPLYSNLVVGGKTPQGSDGTNELSYLCIEAMHLTSLAEPNFSVRYHLETPRQFLKAAALLIRTGCGMPSMFNDEVAAKGIEDLGIPKEDALDYCPIGCVETGVPGKYGHRATGMTYVNWGKVLEILLHNGVDPASGIQMLSVNGQGGDAVTFENYEELWQGWEKLLKFYSDISVECDAICDDSLVKYDADPFASCFIQDSMKLGKTLKEGGCRYDVISQSNIGPCVVGNALYAIKKLVFEEQSVTWEELMTAMQDNWQSLESARIHKKIRHVAKFGNDDDAVDEIVKDVFDSYLKLLPQYRTQRYQQGPAVSCYTMSTSNITSYVPNGFVVGATPDGRFAGTPLNEGCSPTQGTDTSGPTAVINSVAKLPNEQVAAGQLLNMRFSSGALAGEENLDKFVDFLMASAKKHIYHNQFNVIDSATLRLAQEHPQDYTDLIVRVAGYCAQFVSLMPEAQEAIIARTENTW from the coding sequence ATGAAAGATTTTCTATTTTATACACCTGCAGCATCCGGCGTTGACTGGAAGCGCATCGATTCTCTTCGCCATGTCATGGAGAAACGCACTGCCAGTATATGCTCGCAGCGTGCTCTTCTGTATACACAATCCTTTCAGGAAAGTGAAGGAGAACCGTATATCATTCGCAAGGCAAAGGCCTTCGCCCACACCCTTGCCCATATGGATATCTATATCCAGCCCCATTCCCTGATATTCGGTAATCAGGCGTCCGCAAACTTCGCGGCTCCGATATTTCCGGAATATTCCATACAGTGGGTCATTGACGAGCTGGAAGCCTTCGATCAGCGAAGTGGTGATGTGTTTCAGATCAGCGAGGAAGTAAAACAGGATTTGAAACGCATAGCACCATACTGGCTGCAGCATACCCATGAGGATGAGGTCAATGCACATCTCAGTGAGAATATCCGTCTTGCAGAGAAGCAGGGAGTTTTACACCGCGGTGGCATCTCCATGTCCGGGGATGGTCATATTGTACCGGATCATGAAATGCTGTTGCAAAGAGGGTTTCGTTCGATCATCGATGAGGCGAAGCATGCCCTGACAAATACTGACTTGCAGGATGCACAGCGTAATTACTATCAGGCGGTTATCATTTCACTGGAAGGGGCTCTGCTGTTCTTTCAGCGCTTTGCCAAGCTGGCGGAGGAAATGGCGGAGCATGAGCAGGATGAAAAGAGAAGACAGGAGCTGCGAGTTATAGCACAGATGGCCGGGACCATGATGGAACAGGGGGCCAGAAGCTTTTATGAAGGAGTAGAGGTGTGCTATATGGTGCATGTTCTGCAGATGATTGAAAGCAACGGGCATTCCTTCTGTTACGGCCGTTTCGACCAGTACATGCGAAAGCTGTATGAACAGGATGTAGAGCGGGGCGTGCTGACAAAGGATCAGGCATTGGAAATCATCACGCACATGTTCATTATGAATTCCTCCTGTAACAAGGTGCGTCCCTACGGTCATACAAAATACTCACAGGGCTATCCGCTTTATTCCAATCTGGTCGTCGGCGGGAAAACACCGCAGGGAAGCGACGGCACCAATGAGCTTTCCTATCTATGTATTGAGGCGATGCATCTGACATCCTTAGCGGAACCGAATTTCTCTGTCCGTTATCATTTGGAAACACCGAGGCAGTTTCTGAAGGCGGCTGCCTTGCTGATTCGCACCGGATGCGGCATGCCGAGCATGTTCAATGACGAGGTTGCCGCAAAGGGAATCGAGGATTTGGGAATACCGAAGGAGGATGCGCTGGATTATTGTCCGATTGGCTGTGTGGAAACCGGTGTTCCGGGGAAATACGGGCATCGGGCTACCGGGATGACCTATGTAAACTGGGGCAAGGTTTTGGAGATTCTGCTGCATAACGGTGTGGATCCTGCAAGCGGCATCCAAATGCTGTCGGTCAATGGACAAGGCGGGGATGCTGTTACGTTTGAAAACTATGAGGAATTGTGGCAGGGCTGGGAAAAGCTGCTGAAATTCTATTCTGATATATCGGTGGAATGCGATGCAATCTGTGATGATTCTCTGGTAAAATATGATGCTGATCCATTCGCAAGCTGTTTTATACAGGACTCCATGAAGCTGGGGAAAACCCTGAAGGAGGGTGGCTGCCGCTACGATGTGATTTCACAGTCCAATATCGGACCGTGCGTTGTCGGAAACGCATTATACGCAATAAAGAAGCTGGTGTTTGAAGAGCAGTCGGTAACCTGGGAAGAGCTGATGACTGCTATGCAGGATAACTGGCAGTCTCTGGAATCTGCTAGAATTCATAAAAAAATACGTCATGTAGCCAAGTTTGGAAATGATGATGATGCGGTGGATGAAATTGTTAAGGATGTTTTTGATTCCTACCTGAAGCTGCTTCCGCAGTATCGTACACAGCGTTATCAGCAGGGACCTGCAGTAAGCTGCTATACGATGTCGACCAGCAACATCACCTCCTATGTACCAAACGGCTTTGTCGTCGGCGCAACACCGGACGGGCGGTTTGCGGGAACACCGTTAAACGAGGGCTGTTCTCCAACACAGGGGACAGATACAAGCGGTCCTACCGCGGTTATCAATTCGGTTGCCAAGCTGCCAAACGAGCAGGTGGCGGCAGGACAGCTGCTGAATATGCGTTTCTCCAGCGGTGCACTGGCAGGAGAGGAAAATCTCGATAAATTTGTCGACTTTCTGATGGCCTCTGCGAAAAAGCACATCTACCATAATCAGTTCAATGTCATAGACAGTGCAACGCTGCGTCTGGCGCAGGAGCATCCGCAGGATTATACGGATCTGATTGTGCGTGTTGCCGGTTACTGTGCTCAGTTTGTTTCCCTGATGCCGGAAGCACAGGAAGCCATTATCGCACGTACGGAGAATACATGGTAG